The proteins below come from a single Acidovorax sp. NCPPB 4044 genomic window:
- a CDS encoding DUF1513 domain-containing protein codes for MPTGTDTVAAERPDAGTPAARLRLSRRHALQLGAAWGWGLAVPLHAAWAASASPLRLAAAWQQEDGSYRIGVLESTAGRETPLRAVHALDIPTRAHGLCPLPDGSIAAASRRPGDWLVRWWPGSARAPVWQWSDGSRSFNGHVIASPDGRRLYTTETDTDTGRSFVVQRDLERLDTVLEWPTQGIDAHELIWDHRNPADGVPTLLVANGGVPTAPETGRVKRALDTMDSSIVRLHGRTGEVMGQWRLDDRRLSLRHLAWNPQGTVLGIALQAEHADPPARDAAPVLALFDGAALRTASPAPGSLRGYGGSIAATPAGWAVSCPRAQGLATFGARGEWRALVPLAEVCALAVRENALWAAGLDRTLEDAQGAAPQSHAHRGTLAGARIDNHWYPAPHSG; via the coding sequence ATGCCGACGGGGACTGACACCGTGGCCGCAGAGCGCCCGGACGCCGGCACCCCGGCCGCGCGGCTGCGCCTGTCGCGCCGGCATGCGCTGCAGCTCGGCGCGGCGTGGGGCTGGGGGCTGGCGGTGCCGCTGCACGCCGCCTGGGCCGCATCGGCATCGCCCCTGCGCCTGGCGGCCGCCTGGCAGCAGGAGGACGGCAGCTACCGCATCGGCGTGCTGGAAAGCACCGCAGGCCGCGAGACACCGCTGCGCGCGGTGCATGCGCTGGACATTCCCACGCGTGCGCACGGCCTCTGCCCCCTGCCCGACGGCAGCATCGCCGCGGCCTCGCGCAGGCCCGGCGACTGGCTGGTGCGCTGGTGGCCGGGCAGCGCGCGCGCGCCCGTCTGGCAATGGTCGGATGGCAGCCGCTCCTTCAACGGCCATGTGATCGCCTCGCCCGACGGGCGCCGGCTCTACACCACCGAGACCGATACCGACACGGGCCGCAGCTTCGTGGTGCAGCGCGACCTGGAGCGCCTGGACACCGTGCTCGAATGGCCCACGCAAGGCATTGACGCGCACGAACTCATCTGGGACCACCGCAATCCGGCCGATGGCGTGCCCACCCTGCTGGTGGCCAATGGCGGCGTGCCCACCGCACCGGAAACCGGCCGCGTGAAGCGCGCGCTGGACACCATGGATTCGTCCATCGTGCGCCTGCACGGCCGCACCGGGGAGGTGATGGGCCAGTGGCGCCTGGACGACCGCCGGCTGAGCCTGCGGCATCTGGCATGGAACCCGCAGGGCACCGTGCTGGGCATCGCACTGCAGGCGGAGCATGCGGACCCACCGGCGCGCGATGCCGCGCCCGTGCTGGCCCTGTTCGACGGCGCGGCGCTGCGGACGGCGTCGCCCGCACCCGGCAGCCTGCGCGGATATGGCGGCAGCATCGCCGCCACCCCGGCCGGCTGGGCCGTGAGCTGCCCGCGCGCGCAGGGCCTCGCCACGTTCGGCGCGCGGGGCGAATGGCGCGCCCTGGTGCCCCTGGCCGAGGTGTGCGCGCTGGCCGTGAGAGAGAACGCGCTCTGGGCCGCGGGGCTCGACCGCACGCTGGAAGATGCCCAGGGCGCCGCCCCCCAGTCGCATGCGCACCGCGGAACGCTGGCGGGAGCGCGCATCGACAACCACTGGTATCCCGCGCCGCACAGCGGCTAG